The Deltaproteobacteria bacterium genome has a segment encoding these proteins:
- the cysS gene encoding cysteine--tRNA ligase translates to MTLKLYNTATRKKEEFQPLQEGKVGIYVCGVTVYDLCHIGHARSTIVFDVLVRYLRAKGYEVTYVRNFTDVDDKIIERARLTGKDTGALAQEFIDAFYEDMGKLGVLKADVEPRATEHVHDMIHMISTLLDRGHAYAEGTDVYFSVEAYKGYGQLSGRKLEDMKAGCRIAVDAHKRHPMDFVLWKAAKPGEPQWPSPWGPGRPGWHLECSVMSNRYLGPTFDIHGGGRDLLFPHHENERAQSICANGGGFARYWVHNGFVTVESEKMSKSLGNFLTIRDALQEYHPEVLRLFLLSKHYRGPLDFSKNDVLGLQGGLVRIYRTLQRLEELYGPPSAGADAPSPSPFMERFLEMMDDDLNTGGAIGLIFEKVREMNRVMDASDGSTDENTRMGLEGDRIQLLNAGRILGLLNETPSDFFAQLTGAFPRIDSREIEALIEKRTAARAQKDWAASDAIRDRLKKMGVVLEDGPKGTTWRLDV, encoded by the coding sequence ATGACCCTCAAGCTATACAATACCGCAACCCGAAAGAAAGAAGAATTTCAACCGCTCCAGGAAGGAAAGGTCGGCATCTATGTGTGCGGGGTGACGGTATACGATCTCTGCCATATCGGTCATGCCCGGTCGACCATCGTGTTTGATGTTTTGGTGAGGTATCTCCGGGCAAAGGGGTATGAAGTGACCTATGTCCGCAATTTTACGGATGTGGATGACAAGATCATTGAAAGGGCAAGGCTGACCGGCAAGGATACCGGGGCCCTGGCCCAGGAATTCATCGACGCCTTTTATGAGGATATGGGGAAATTGGGGGTGCTGAAGGCCGATGTGGAACCCCGGGCCACGGAACACGTCCACGACATGATCCACATGATCTCCACTCTGCTGGATCGGGGACATGCCTATGCCGAAGGGACGGATGTCTATTTTTCCGTAGAGGCATATAAAGGATACGGCCAGCTCTCCGGCAGGAAATTAGAGGATATGAAGGCGGGGTGCCGCATCGCCGTGGATGCGCATAAACGCCACCCGATGGACTTTGTGTTGTGGAAGGCCGCCAAACCAGGGGAGCCCCAATGGCCCAGTCCCTGGGGCCCCGGAAGGCCGGGATGGCACCTGGAGTGTTCGGTCATGAGCAATCGGTACCTGGGTCCCACCTTTGACATCCACGGGGGCGGCAGGGATCTCCTCTTTCCCCATCACGAGAATGAACGGGCCCAGTCCATCTGCGCCAACGGCGGGGGATTTGCCCGGTATTGGGTCCACAACGGCTTTGTGACCGTCGAATCCGAAAAGATGTCCAAGTCATTGGGTAATTTCCTGACCATCCGTGACGCGCTCCAGGAATATCATCCTGAGGTCCTGAGGCTGTTCCTCCTCTCGAAACATTACAGGGGTCCCCTCGACTTTTCGAAGAACGATGTCTTAGGCCTGCAGGGAGGGCTCGTTCGCATCTATAGGACCCTTCAGCGACTGGAAGAGCTGTATGGCCCCCCCTCTGCGGGAGCTGACGCGCCTTCCCCTTCCCCATTCATGGAACGCTTTTTAGAGATGATGGACGACGATCTCAATACAGGCGGGGCGATCGGGCTCATCTTTGAGAAGGTCAGGGAGATGAACCGGGTCATGGATGCATCGGATGGATCGACTGATGAGAATACCCGCATGGGTCTCGAAGGCGACCGCATCCAGCTTCTGAACGCCGGCCGCATCCTCGGCCTGTTGAATGAAACCCCTTCTGACTTTTTCGCGCAATTGACAGGCGCCTTCCCCCGGATCGATTCCCGGGAGATCGAGGCCCTCATCGAAAAGCGGACCGCTGCCAGGGCACAGAAGGACTGGGCCGCTTCCGACGCCATCCGCGACCGTCTCAAGAAAATGGGCGTTGTCCTGGAAGACGGTCCCAAGGGGACAACCTGGAGACTCGATGTTTGA
- the uvrB gene encoding excinuclease ABC subunit UvrB: MFEIETDLAPCGDQPQAIRALTEGVRKGLHNQVLLGVTGSGKTFTMAHVIAASRKPALIIAPNKTLAGQLYGELKRLFPRNAVEYFVSYYDYYQPEAYIPQSDTYIQKDSHINEQIDKMRHAATRSLLDRDDVIIVASVSCIYGLGSPEAYYDMLLYLETDSVMSREDAVRKLVDIHYERGDTDFYRGRFRARGDVLDIYPVHEEDRAVRINFFGDVVESIQEIDPLTGKTLHHLNRVAIYPATHYVTTGEIRERAIREIKKELGEQLTYFREQEMFLEAQRIEERTRFDLEMMAEMGYCHGIENYSRHLTGRGPGEPPPTLLDYFPKDFLLFIDESHITVPQLIGMYRGDRSRKETLVRYGFRLPSALDNRPLRFEEFEERVRQVIYVSATPGPYELQKSELTVEQIIRPTGLIDPKIEIRPAANQVDDLLGRIRETVEKGERVLVTTLTKRMAEDLTEYYADLDVRVQYMHSDIKTIERMEIIRDLRLGIFDVLVGINLLREGLDLPEVSLVAILDADKEGFLRSERSLIQTCGRAARNINGTVLLYADRVTGSMERAISESSRRREIQLEYNRVNHITPASIQKNIDDILSSPYEADYVTVPTVAEDEAVYMNQESLDKMIEALKEKMFDAAAKLEFEEAARFRDRITAIEQRGMEVLGG; encoded by the coding sequence ATGTTTGAGATCGAAACCGATCTCGCGCCCTGCGGCGATCAGCCTCAGGCCATCCGGGCGTTGACAGAGGGCGTTCGGAAGGGATTGCATAACCAGGTGCTTCTGGGGGTCACCGGCTCGGGGAAGACCTTTACCATGGCCCATGTCATTGCGGCCTCCCGGAAGCCCGCCCTGATCATCGCTCCCAACAAGACCCTGGCCGGCCAGCTCTACGGCGAACTGAAGCGTCTTTTCCCCCGCAACGCCGTGGAGTATTTTGTCAGCTATTATGACTACTACCAGCCCGAGGCCTATATCCCCCAGTCCGATACCTATATCCAGAAGGATTCCCACATCAACGAACAGATCGACAAGATGCGACACGCGGCCACCCGTTCTCTTCTGGACCGGGATGACGTCATTATCGTGGCCAGTGTCTCATGCATCTACGGGCTCGGTTCGCCCGAGGCCTATTACGACATGCTCCTCTATCTCGAGACCGATTCGGTCATGTCGAGGGAAGATGCGGTTCGAAAACTGGTGGACATCCACTATGAGCGGGGCGACACTGATTTTTACCGGGGCAGGTTCCGCGCCAGGGGGGATGTCCTCGACATCTATCCGGTCCATGAAGAAGACCGGGCCGTAAGGATTAATTTCTTTGGAGATGTGGTGGAATCGATTCAGGAAATCGACCCGTTGACCGGGAAGACCCTGCATCACCTCAACCGCGTCGCCATCTATCCCGCCACCCACTATGTCACCACCGGAGAGATCCGGGAACGGGCCATCCGCGAAATCAAGAAGGAGTTGGGCGAACAGCTGACCTACTTCCGGGAGCAGGAAATGTTTTTGGAGGCCCAGCGGATCGAGGAGCGGACCCGGTTCGATCTGGAGATGATGGCCGAGATGGGGTACTGCCACGGGATCGAAAACTACTCCCGGCACCTCACCGGCAGGGGTCCTGGCGAGCCCCCCCCTACCCTTCTCGATTATTTTCCCAAAGATTTTCTCCTGTTCATCGATGAGAGCCATATCACGGTGCCTCAGCTCATCGGGATGTACCGGGGGGACCGATCCAGAAAGGAGACCCTGGTCCGCTACGGGTTCCGCCTCCCCTCGGCCCTGGATAACCGGCCCCTCAGGTTTGAGGAATTCGAGGAACGGGTCCGTCAGGTCATTTATGTCTCGGCCACCCCCGGGCCTTATGAACTCCAGAAGAGCGAGTTGACCGTGGAACAGATCATCCGGCCTACCGGGCTCATCGATCCGAAGATCGAGATCAGGCCCGCCGCCAATCAGGTGGACGACCTCCTGGGTCGGATCCGGGAAACCGTGGAAAAGGGCGAACGGGTCCTGGTGACCACCCTGACCAAACGGATGGCCGAAGATCTCACCGAGTACTATGCAGACCTGGATGTCAGGGTCCAGTACATGCATTCGGATATCAAGACCATCGAACGGATGGAGATCATCCGGGACCTTCGGTTGGGGATCTTTGACGTCCTGGTGGGGATCAACCTGTTGCGGGAGGGACTCGACCTCCCCGAGGTCTCCCTGGTGGCCATTCTGGACGCGGATAAGGAGGGGTTTCTAAGGTCCGAACGGTCCCTAATACAGACCTGCGGCCGGGCCGCCAGGAATATCAACGGCACGGTCCTTCTTTACGCGGATCGCGTCACCGGTTCCATGGAACGGGCGATCTCGGAGAGCAGCCGGCGCCGCGAGATTCAACTGGAATACAACCGGGTGAACCATATCACCCCGGCATCCATTCAGAAGAATATTGACGACATCCTGTCGTCTCCCTATGAGGCCGACTATGTCACTGTTCCGACGGTGGCAGAAGACGAAGCCGTCTACATGAACCAGGAATCTTTGGACAAGATGATAGAAGCGCTTAAGGAAAAAATGTTCGACGCAGCCGCAAAGCTGGAGTTCGAGGAAGCTGCCCGGTTCAGGGACCGGATCACCGCCATCGAACAGAGAGGGATGGAGGTGCTGGGCGGATGA